The sequence CACGGCCATCACCTCGAGCGCGTCGACCTCCTCGGAGATACGCATGGCGCCCAGTTGAGCCGTGAAGCCACAGCCAACCGTCGCCGCGAGTGCGATACCTGCGACGAGGGGCGAGATCTCACGAGTGTTGAAGTACGCGGAGATGAAGCCCGAGAAGCTGGCGGTACCGAGCTGGTTCAGCGCTGCGTATCCCTGGAGACCGACCTCGGTGCCGGTGAAGAAGGTCATACCGGCGATGACGCCGACAGTGCCGCCGATCACCGCCAGCGAACCAGAACCCAGGGTCACTTCGGCGAGCAGACGTGCGATCTCGCGGCGGTAGCGACGCACGGATCGCGGCGCCCAGGCGACCGCCTTCACATAGAAGGCGAGCTGGGAACCGAGCTGGTCCAGAGTCTTGAGGGGGGCCTCGTACACGGCCTTGACGTTCACCTGGTCACCCCGTCTTGCTCGGGACGAGCTGGAAGTAGATGGCGCTCATCACGAAGTTGACCAGGAAGAGCAACAGGAACGTGATGACGACTGATTCGTTGACGGCATCGCCGACGCCCTTCGGACCGCCGCCGGCATTCATACCCTTGTACGACGCGACGATGGCAGCGATCAACCCGAAGATCAACGCCTTGGCCATGCCTTGGACGACGTCGGCCTCCTGGGCGAGGGCCGTGAAACTGGCCAGATAGGCACCTGGTGTCCCGTGTTGCAGGATCACGTTGAAGACGTACCCACCGGCCACACCGACGACGCTGACGAGACCGTTGAGGAACACCGCGACGAGCATGCAGGCGAGCACGCGCGGCACGACGAGACGCTGGATCGGATCGATACCGAGCGTCATCATCGCGTCGAGCTCTTCACGGATCTTGCGGGCCCCGAGGTCTGCCGCGATGGCGGAACCACCGGCACCGGCGATCAGCAGGGCTGTGGCGATCGGACCGGCTTCACGGACGACCGCGAGAACGCTCGCAGAACCTGTGAAGGACTGCGCGCCGAACTGCTTGATCAGGCCACCGACCTGGAGGGCGATGACCGCGCCGAACGGGATGGCGACCAACGCGGTCGGCACGATCGTGACCGACGCGATGAACCAGCCCTGCTGGATGAATTCGCGGAACTGAAATGGGCGCTTGAAAAGTCCGCGGCCGACATCAAGGCCGAACGCGAAAAGCTTGCCGGCCGTACCGATCGGCCGAAGCGCGCGCCCCGAAAGGACGTTGCTCACTGGATCGGCGGGACCCCGGCGACCGCGGTGGCTTCCGCAGTCGCGACCCCAGCGCTGGCAACACCGTGCTCAGCGTCCGCCGTGAAGGATCCCGGCGGCGGGACGACGCCGTTCTCGCGGCACCACTCGCCCGGCGGGCGCTGACGCTTGCGCGGGATGCCGTTGGACGGCTCCAGCTGCAGAGCGATCGGCGGCAGCGGCGGCAGCTCCATGTCCTTCTCGGCGGCAAGCTCGTCGGCGTCCTTCTCCTCCGACATGCCGATCGGGCCGACGGTCTGGGCGTTGAGGAACTGACGCACCACCGGCTCGTCCGAGGAGAGCAGCTTCTCCCGGTGGCCGAACATGGCGAGGTGCTTGTGATACAGCAGACCGATCTGGTCCGGAACGACACGCACCGAATGGATGTCGTGGGTCACGATCAGGAAGGTCGCGTCAGTCTGCGCGTTCAGGTCGACGAACAACTGGTTGATGAACGACGTACGCACCGGGTCAAGGCCCGAGTCCGGCTCGTCGATGAGGAGGATCTCCGGGTCCAGGACCAGCGCACGCGCCAGCCCGGCACGCTTGCGCATGCCACCCGAAATCTCGCCGGGGAGCTTGTACTCGGCCCCGATGAGGCCGACCATCTCCATCTTCTCCATGACGATCTTCTTGATGTCCGACTCGGACTTACGGGTGTGCTCGCGCAGCGGGAAGGCGACGTTGTCGTACAGGTTCATGGAACCGAACATGGCGCCGTCCTGGAAGAGGACGCCGAACAACTTGCGGATCTCGTAGAGGTCCTTCTCCGAACAGGAGGCGATGTCGACGCCCTCAATGACAACCGAGCCCTGATCCGGCTTGAGAAGGCCGATGATCGTCTTGAGGAGGACCGACTTACCAGTACCCGACGGGCCGAGCATGACGCAGATCTCGCCGGCGGGAAGGGTCAGGGAGACGTCACCCCAGATGAGCTGGCTGCCGAACTTCTTCGTCAAATGCTCGATCTTGATATCAACACCCATGGATGTCGCCTTCCCACTACCTGGCTGAAACCTGCTGCTCAGACCTCAACGCCGACTGTGTGATGCAGGTTACGGCCTAATCGCAGCCTCCGTCACCTTTTCTTAACGTCCGGACCAGTTTTCGATGAAAAGCGACAATGGGCGGCCACCCGACTGGGTGACCGCCCAAAGGCGTGTGTGAATCAGTGCCCGCCGAAGCGGGCGGAGATCACTTGAGAACGACGGTGGCGCCGGCGCCCTCGAGCTGCTCCTTGGCCTTCTCGGCGGCCTCCTTGGTGGCCTTCTCGAGGATGACCTTCGGGGCGGCCTCAACCAGGTCCTTGGCCTCCTTCAGGCCGAGGTTGGTGAGCGCGCGCACCTCCTTGATGACGTTGATCTTCTTGTCACCAGCGGCCTCGAGGACGACGTCGAACTCGTCCTGAGCAGCGGCCTCTTCGCCACCAGCAGCGCCACCGGCGGCCGGGGCCGCGGCAACGGCGACCGGAGCAGCGGCGGTCACGCCGAAGGTCTCTTCGAAGGCCTTCACGAACTCGGAGAGCTCGATCAGGGTGAGCTCCTTGAACGCGTCGAGCAGCTCGTCAGTGCTGAGCTTCGCCATGATGGCGGTTCCTTTCTCGATGGTCCGTACGCGAGGTGCGGCCGGACCGGGTTACAGGTGGTGTTGCGGGGACTGATCCGAGGATCAGCCTTCCGTGGTCTCCTCGGTGGCCTCCGCAGCGGGAGCCTCCTCGGTCGCTTCGGTCTCGGCGGCAGCCTCGACCGGAGCCTCCTCGGCGGCAACCGGAGCACCGGCACCACCTGCGAGGATCGTGGGGTCCTGCGCGGCCTTCTGCTCGAGAGCGGCAGCAAGCTGCGCGGTCTTCGAGGGGAGGGCGTTGAGGACGTACAGCGCCTGGGACAGCGACGCAACCATCGCGCCGGCCATCTTCGCAAGGAGCACGTCGCGCGACTCGAGGTCGGCAAGCTTGCCGACTTCCTTCGCGTCCAGAGCCTTGCCGTCCAGGTATCCACCCTTGATCACAAGGTTGGGGTTTGCCTTGGCAAAGTCACGCAGACCCTTGGCGGCCTCGACGACATCACCCTTGATGAAGGCAATGGCGGTCGGACCGGTCAGGAGGTCATCCAGACCTTCGAACCCAGCGTTCTTCGCTGCGATCGCGGCCAGCGTGTTCTTGACCACGGCATAGTTGGCGTTCTCGCCGAGGGAGCGTCGGAGTGCCTTCAGCTCCTTCACGGTGAGACCGCGGTACTCGGTCAGCACAGCACCAGCGGAGGAGCTGAACTCGTCAGCGATCTCCGCTACGGCGGCCTGCTTGTCTGCCCGCGCCATGGGTCTCCTTCTTCCGTTTGGTCGAGCCCGCTGGCGTACCAAACACGAAACGCCCTGAGCGCAGGCTCAGGGCGTCGACACACGGTCTTGCTCTGTCCCCTGCGCTGGTCGTCCACGTGTGTGGCACCTTCGGTCACTCCTTGCGGAGTCACAACCGGCGGTCTCTGGTTCCGAGGAGAACTCTATGCATGCAGAAGGGGCTCCGCCAAATCGGCGGAGCCCCTTCGTGAGCAGAGCGAGAAGGCGATCAGGCCTGGTCGTCGTCAGCCGCGACGTTGCGGGTGCGGTTCGGGTCAACCTGAACGCCCGGGCCCATCGTCGTGGAGACGGTGACCTTCTTGACGTAGCGACCCTTGGACGCCGAAGGCTTCAGACGAAGCACCTCTTCGAGGGCGGCTGCGTAGTTCTCCGCCAGCGCGGTCTCCGAGAAGGAGGCCTTGCCGATGATGAAGTGCAGGTTCGCGTGACGGTCGACGCGGAACTCGATCTTGCCGCCCTTGATGTCCGTGACAGCCTTCGCCACGTCCGGGGTGACCGTGCCGGTCTTCGGGTTCGGCATCAGACCACGCGGGCCGAGGACACGGGCGACCTTGCCGACCTTGCCCATCAGGTCCGGGGTGGCAACGACGGCGTCGAAGTCGAGCCATCCGCCGGCCACCTTGTCGATGAGCTCCTCGCCACCGACGAAGTCGGCGCCGGCCTCACGGGCGGCGTCGGCCTTCTCCGCGTTCGCGAAGACGAGGACGCGTACGGTCTTGCCGGTGCCGTGCGGGAGCGAGACGGTGCCGCGCACCATCTGGTCCGCCTTGCGCGGGTCGACGCCGAGACGCATGACGACGTCCACGGTCTCGTCGAACTTCTTCTTGCTGGAAGCCTTGGCGATCTTGATCGCGGCCAGCGGGGCGTAGGTCTCGTTCTTGTCGAACGTGTCCTGCGCCGCGCGGTAGGTC comes from Nocardioides baekrokdamisoli and encodes:
- a CDS encoding MlaE family ABC transporter permease; its protein translation is MYEAPLKTLDQLGSQLAFYVKAVAWAPRSVRRYRREIARLLAEVTLGSGSLAVIGGTVGVIAGMTFFTGTEVGLQGYAALNQLGTASFSGFISAYFNTREISPLVAGIALAATVGCGFTAQLGAMRISEEVDALEVMAVPSMPFLVTTRMIAGLIGIIPLYVLGLLSSYVATRLVVTVVFHQSAGTYDHYFQTFLPPHDVLWSFGKVLVFAVVVILIHCYHGYNASGGPAGVGVAVGKAVRTSIVAINVVDLLLSMMIWGASTTVRLAG
- a CDS encoding MlaE family ABC transporter permease, with product MSNVLSGRALRPIGTAGKLFAFGLDVGRGLFKRPFQFREFIQQGWFIASVTIVPTALVAIPFGAVIALQVGGLIKQFGAQSFTGSASVLAVVREAGPIATALLIAGAGGSAIAADLGARKIREELDAMMTLGIDPIQRLVVPRVLACMLVAVFLNGLVSVVGVAGGYVFNVILQHGTPGAYLASFTALAQEADVVQGMAKALIFGLIAAIVASYKGMNAGGGPKGVGDAVNESVVITFLLLFLVNFVMSAIYFQLVPSKTG
- a CDS encoding ABC transporter ATP-binding protein — translated: MGVDIKIEHLTKKFGSQLIWGDVSLTLPAGEICVMLGPSGTGKSVLLKTIIGLLKPDQGSVVIEGVDIASCSEKDLYEIRKLFGVLFQDGAMFGSMNLYDNVAFPLREHTRKSESDIKKIVMEKMEMVGLIGAEYKLPGEISGGMRKRAGLARALVLDPEILLIDEPDSGLDPVRTSFINQLFVDLNAQTDATFLIVTHDIHSVRVVPDQIGLLYHKHLAMFGHREKLLSSDEPVVRQFLNAQTVGPIGMSEEKDADELAAEKDMELPPLPPIALQLEPSNGIPRKRQRPPGEWCRENGVVPPPGSFTADAEHGVASAGVATAEATAVAGVPPIQ
- the rplL gene encoding 50S ribosomal protein L7/L12 produces the protein MAKLSTDELLDAFKELTLIELSEFVKAFEETFGVTAAAPVAVAAAPAAGGAAGGEEAAAQDEFDVVLEAAGDKKINVIKEVRALTNLGLKEAKDLVEAAPKVILEKATKEAAEKAKEQLEGAGATVVLK
- the rplJ gene encoding 50S ribosomal protein L10, producing MARADKQAAVAEIADEFSSSAGAVLTEYRGLTVKELKALRRSLGENANYAVVKNTLAAIAAKNAGFEGLDDLLTGPTAIAFIKGDVVEAAKGLRDFAKANPNLVIKGGYLDGKALDAKEVGKLADLESRDVLLAKMAGAMVASLSQALYVLNALPSKTAQLAAALEQKAAQDPTILAGGAGAPVAAEEAPVEAAAETEATEEAPAAEATEETTEG
- the rplA gene encoding 50S ribosomal protein L1, which gives rise to MQRSKTYRAAQDTFDKNETYAPLAAIKIAKASSKKKFDETVDVVMRLGVDPRKADQMVRGTVSLPHGTGKTVRVLVFANAEKADAAREAGADFVGGEELIDKVAGGWLDFDAVVATPDLMGKVGKVARVLGPRGLMPNPKTGTVTPDVAKAVTDIKGGKIEFRVDRHANLHFIIGKASFSETALAENYAAALEEVLRLKPSASKGRYVKKVTVSTTMGPGVQVDPNRTRNVAADDDQA